A single Cytophagia bacterium CHB2 DNA region contains:
- a CDS encoding sigma-54-dependent Fis family transcriptional regulator: protein MTPAHLLVVDDEPNIRRSMEMILQSAGYEVAQAASAAEATQRLSEQKFDLLLLDIVMPEMDGLQFLPSLKSLPHRPIVIMVSGNATIQNAVAATRAGAYDFIEKPIAKEKLLLAVKNALVQKQLAEENSRLRREISGKFEMIGDSPALQNIRAQISRVAPTNTRVLILGESGTGKELAARAIHESSERASGPFIKVNCAAIPEDLIESELFGHEKGAFTGATASREGKFQLADCGTLFLDEVGDMSLKVQAKVLRVLQEGEFERVGGIKTQRVDVRVLAATNKNLEEEVRRGNFREDLWYRLNVVPLVMPALRERRADIPVLIEHFTALYCAENGFKRKHFNPETLEKLTQYHWSGNIRELRNTIERLVIMTPGDTISPADLPMSLQTSHATAGPRFPIGASLEEVRKQVERDYITACLQSAEGNMSRAAQMLGLERSHLYKKMKALGLEA, encoded by the coding sequence GGCGCTCGATGGAAATGATTCTGCAAAGCGCCGGTTATGAAGTCGCGCAAGCCGCCTCAGCAGCCGAAGCCACGCAACGGTTGAGTGAGCAGAAATTCGATCTGCTGCTGCTTGACATCGTCATGCCGGAAATGGACGGCTTGCAGTTTCTGCCCTCGCTCAAGAGTTTGCCGCACCGGCCTATCGTCATCATGGTTTCCGGCAATGCCACCATTCAAAATGCGGTGGCGGCCACGCGCGCAGGCGCCTATGATTTCATCGAGAAGCCGATTGCCAAGGAAAAATTGTTGCTGGCTGTGAAAAATGCGCTGGTGCAAAAACAACTCGCGGAAGAAAACTCGCGTTTGCGCCGCGAGATTTCCGGCAAGTTCGAAATGATCGGCGACAGCCCGGCACTGCAAAACATTCGCGCACAAATCAGCCGCGTGGCGCCCACCAACACGCGCGTGCTGATTCTGGGCGAAAGCGGAACCGGCAAAGAACTGGCGGCGCGCGCCATTCACGAGTCGAGCGAGCGCGCCAGCGGGCCGTTCATCAAAGTCAATTGCGCGGCCATTCCGGAAGACTTGATTGAAAGCGAGTTGTTCGGACACGAAAAGGGCGCGTTCACCGGCGCCACCGCCAGCCGCGAAGGCAAATTTCAGCTTGCCGATTGCGGCACATTGTTCTTGGATGAAGTCGGCGACATGAGCCTGAAAGTGCAAGCCAAAGTTTTGCGCGTTTTGCAGGAGGGCGAGTTTGAGCGCGTGGGCGGAATCAAAACGCAGCGCGTTGACGTGCGCGTGCTGGCCGCCACCAACAAGAATCTCGAAGAAGAAGTCCGGCGCGGCAATTTTCGTGAAGATTTGTGGTATCGCCTGAACGTTGTGCCGCTTGTGATGCCGGCGTTGCGCGAGCGCCGCGCGGATATTCCTGTGCTCATCGAGCATTTTACCGCGCTGTATTGCGCCGAAAACGGTTTCAAGCGCAAACATTTCAATCCGGAAACGCTGGAGAAACTCACGCAATACCACTGGTCGGGCAACATTCGCGAGTTGAGAAACACAATTGAGCGCCTCGTGATCATGACGCCGGGCGACACCATCTCGCCGGCGGATTTGCCCATGTCGTTGCAAACGTCTCATGCGACTGCCGGGCCGCGCTTTCCGATTGGCGCCTCGCTCGAAGAGGTGCGCAAACAAGTCGAGCGCGACTACATCACGGCGTGCCTGCAATCCGCGGAGGGCAACATGTCGCGCGCGGCGCAAATGCTTGGCCTGGAGCGCAGCCATCTCTACAAAAAAATGAAAGCCCTGGGGCTGGAGGCGTGA